From Pseudochaenichthys georgianus unplaced genomic scaffold, fPseGeo1.2 scaffold_1964_arrow_ctg1, whole genome shotgun sequence:
ctgagctctgattggtcagcaggcggtgctttcactgagttgatctcctAGCCtggaacctaacctgctccggagcaggctagccgcacagcataagttaccatggagatctagcccgctaagaagagaaccagcatcgtaggaccggaaacccagttTCCCCTGAAGTTAGCTCGTAGGACAGGCCTCTGAtcaagaatgattgtgattggtggtttgctgtgcatgcagagccggcatgtcactcactcaaatacccctgacatgagagccgcgcgaggtttccttttgtagcaagcagcaaaaataattgtaacatgacgcgtttgagttaatttgcctacttaatattGCACGTCCTGCGATGTGAATGCGCATAACGCGATTATCGTCACAACgcgatatatcgtgcagccctagattCTATTATTGATTATTCTTATGTGAGTTTCTAACTAGAGCAGTGCATTTTTATAACAGCAAACAATAGCATTTATTATGACTtaccacaaacatttcccatccCATTTCAGATCAAACAGGAACGTTGCTTCTGTGTCACGGTAGTTCTTGGTGTTGACATCATCCTGGTTGTAAAGTTTGCCCCGGTACTCAAGCACAAACTCTCCTTTTGTGAAAACTTTAGCAGCAAACACACCTCGACCTTTAAAGTAAGAAGACATCTTTATTACATGATTCACTTAAACATATTTTTTGTTTGAAGCCATTATATTGCAAGTTAAAAAAAGAGAGATCTCAATATGAATTAAGGTCAAATCTCAAGAGTTAACTTTAATGATATTGAAGACAACTTGGGAGAAAAGGGCAAGAACCCCTCAGCCTTCTATCAATAAGCCAATTCAAGTAATTCACAGCACTACAAAACTAAGATTTGCTCTTCTCCAACATAGTTTCCATGCAAAAGTATCCAAAAGACTAAGAGCAGCAATACACAACACAGGAGACAACAGTGTGACATGCCAATGTACAAGTAGCACCTTCTTATGTTTGTAAAATGGAGAATATGCCTGTGTTAATCCATATTTAACCCAGCTAGAGCAGAATTAATTCAGattaaacatttatttgaatacaaataattattaaTAAACTACAGCCATGTGGGAAGTTAGAATGCAAGGTTTACATATTCACCTGTTTCTGAGACACATGACATTAAAATGATTatcaaaatgttttatttaaatatagagGGATATGTTTAAATCACAACAACTGTTGTAAAAAAATGTAGACTAACAAATAATAACCCGATTGTCCCTATAGACGCTTATATATGATGTATTCAGACTAATAACCTTTTGACTAAAACAGTTATTGGGGTaactatttgtattattatacaTGAACATGCTCAACTTCCATGTGGCCCATTGGTACGATGCCCAGTCTGACCTTTGTGGAGATGTCTGACAGGCATAATGatgtttcttttgttttaaAAACGTGCGTTATACTTTTGTAAGTGGCTTATTACAAAACCTTGACGTATTGGATTTATCGATGAAGGAATCTTTAGAAcattttaccaaatataacaacaTTTGCTTTTTAATAATTGCAtagattttttatttaaatgataatACTGCCAGTAAGAAGTAACTTTTTGGACTTAAAATGAACATAGGAAGCAATGTTGGGATTATGAATTAAGATAGTGATTTAATTTGCACTATTTGCTTGTGTTCATTTAAAAACATAGAACATTTTAAGCACTTACCTTTAAACTGGTCGATAAAATGCTCTTCGGTCCTCAACTTAATGTGCTGTTCAGCATCCTGTTGAGGACCAAGCCGTCTCTTTCTCACtgatctctgcattgttttgttttttaatggtCAGCCATCTCACCTGTTAGACAGAAGAACACTCTTTATTATTAAATCACACCCTGATCCTGTTCAGGGTATTTCAATGTTTGCAGGTGCACAGCAGTGTCAGTAAGTTCATTTATTCGGAGGTGTAATACTAACCATTGTCACATAACTTATTGAAGCCAATAATATTCCAACTTAATTTATTAAGAAAAGTAATAGCTAGCTAACGTTCTCTGGCTAAAAAGGTAAAATATGCATTTATTTACACAACTTTTACAGAGAGAAGTGCCACATGACAGCCATAGGTGCACTAAAAGTGTTCGCTTGTACTGCATGATGTCCTGAGAAACTCCCTCTTGAGCTTCTCAACAGGGAATTCAAGCAGTTATTTTTCTGCAGCATCATTTGAATTGCATTGGTGCAAGTTTTATTTTGAGATTTTAAAcatgcatttatatatatatatatatatataaaaatatatatacattatatgTATGGGGCTCTGAGACCAACTAGAGCAGATGCTCACATAATGCACAGTTGAAGCCTTAAATCCCCTCCCCCTTCTCTCTCCGATGCCAGAACGAGTTCTTCCCTCAACTCACTTTCACGGCTGTGCGGTGCCTCTCCCCCTCCCGCACGAAGATGCCCGAACCAATAACACAAGCTTAGCTTACTTCACCGTCAGGTCACTTTCACCGAATAAAAGTGATTAAAAACCACGCCGTATTTAACAGTGAATAACACGTAGAATATACAGATaatgtatattattatatattgtaATGCAAAATTAAGTTTCGTTTTCGAGGCGAGACAAATCCTTTCATTCACAGGAGTTGCCGGAAATAAAACCTCTCCTGCCCAACGCAGCCTAACGTCACAGCCTCACCGACCAAATATAAACTTACCGTTTTCACTCACGGTAAAACGAGGCACCATAATATTTTCGTTTCTCCCTTAGTTAACTCATGCTATCTAACTAGGCTACTTGTATGCTTTAAAAACGTGTGTTTGATTGAGGCGGCAGCATTACAGACTCTGATTGGACGAACATCGATGACGCAGATTCACCTTCACAGCATTTGATTTGTCAACAGACTCTGTGAGAAGGCTAATGCAGCCAACTTGTAAAGTACGTGGTTCTGCTTGTTGTTGTAACCGATTGTAGACACGGCGAAACATTAATACCTCAGCAGTGCCTCCAATATTTGTTGCACACGTCACGTGGACACAAAAAGGATTTCCAGGCGTGCATacgtttaaaaaaacaagactTTACATCACGTGTCTGCATGCACTCCTCTCATCCCCGTGCCTGTGTACACTTCACTAATTTGAGAATTGCACATGAATACATTGCATAAACACAggttaattaaataaaaaacatacaaCATAAATAAAGTGCTTTTGCAGTATATACAGTTCCGTGTTAATCACCAAGCCCACTTTCTAAtgattttctaatcataaatatatcgattaaaaaattataaaagtagggtagacatgtggatattatccggctgaaaacgtgcatttatctaacaggttcgttttccacagatcttatttagagctattttccaaaattctACGGAGGAGAAATCACCTtgcgagggaaccagcagcttacgtCCGGGTTTTAAGACGCGTCACTGCATCACTGCTCTGTCCTGTTACTGAAGTCACAGCACAGCTTGGTAAGAGTGGGGGAGGGGAGGGCAATCAGGTGCGCGTGCAGCATGCTCTGCAAATGCACGGTGAAACGAACCACAGGAATATTGCCGTTGTTAACTCCCTGAATCCTGATGTATCtttacttgtactcaagtacaagatctgagtagcctacttctacttttactcaagtacaagatctgaata
This genomic window contains:
- the LOC117441757 gene encoding N-lysine methyltransferase KMT5A-like gives rise to the protein MQRSVRKRRLGPQQDAEQHIKLRTEEHFIDQFKGRGVFAAKVFTKGEFVLEYRGKLYNQDDVNTKNYRDTEATFLFDLKWDGKCLCLDASVEDKSLGRLVNDDHKMPNCKMRTIVLDGMPHLCLFALSDIAPEEEIFYNYGDADWPWRKQFQVTTEQYYPDAEEEETFP